A single window of Helicobacter pylori DNA harbors:
- a CDS encoding RNA degradosome polyphosphate kinase yields the protein MNRFFNRELSWLAFNTRVLNEAKDESLPLLERLKFLAIYDTNLDEFYMIRVAGLKQLYEHKIASKGIDGASPEEQLEKIKHYLAHEIEERELEFQKIQALLFKKGLCITPYNELNLEQKAKAKTYFKEQLYALVLPFKLDSSHTFPPLANLTFALFAHIKDKETQTISYALIKLPSFIFRFVELEKGLFVLAEEIVEAHLEELFLEHEILDCMAFRVTCDADLAITEDEAHDYADLMSKSLRKRNQGEIVRLQTQKGSQELLKTLLASLRSFQTHSYKKHKLTGMHIYKSTIMLNLGDLWELVNHSDFKALKSPNFTPKIHPHFNENDLFKSIEKQDLLLFHPYESFEPVIDLIEQAASDPTTLSIKMTLYRVGKHSPIVKALIEAASKIQVSVLVELKARFDEESNLHWAKALERAGALVVYGVFKLKVHAKMLLITKKTDNQLRHFTHLSTGNYNPLSAKIYTDVSFFSAKNEIANDIIKLFHSLLTSSATSNTLETLFMAPKQIKPKIVELIQNEMNHQQEGYIILKANALVDSEIIEWLYQASQKGVKIDLIIRGICCLKPQVKGLSENIRVYSIVGKYLEHARIYYFKHENIYFSSADLMPRNLERRVELLIPATNPKIAHKLLHILEIQLKDTLKRYELNSKGRYTKVSNPNDPLNSQDYFEKQALKTF from the coding sequence TTGAATCGTTTCTTCAACCGAGAGCTTTCATGGTTAGCTTTTAACACAAGGGTTTTGAACGAAGCCAAAGATGAGAGCTTGCCTTTATTAGAGCGCTTGAAGTTTTTAGCCATTTATGACACGAATTTAGACGAATTTTACATGATAAGAGTGGCAGGGCTTAAACAACTCTATGAACATAAAATCGCCTCTAAAGGCATTGATGGCGCAAGCCCTGAAGAGCAACTAGAAAAAATCAAGCATTATTTAGCGCATGAAATTGAAGAAAGGGAGTTGGAATTTCAAAAAATCCAAGCCCTACTCTTTAAAAAAGGGCTTTGTATCACCCCCTATAATGAATTGAATTTAGAGCAAAAAGCGAAGGCTAAAACCTATTTTAAAGAGCAGCTTTATGCGTTAGTCTTGCCTTTTAAGTTGGATTCTTCGCACACTTTCCCGCCTTTAGCGAATTTGACTTTTGCGCTTTTTGCCCACATCAAAGACAAAGAAACCCAAACCATCTCCTATGCGCTCATCAAACTCCCCTCTTTTATCTTCCGTTTTGTGGAGCTAGAAAAAGGCTTGTTTGTGCTGGCTGAAGAAATCGTAGAAGCGCATTTAGAAGAATTGTTTTTAGAGCATGAGATTTTAGATTGCATGGCGTTTAGGGTAACTTGCGATGCGGATCTTGCTATCACTGAAGATGAAGCGCATGATTATGCGGATTTGATGAGTAAGAGTTTGAGGAAACGCAATCAAGGCGAAATCGTGCGCTTGCAAACCCAAAAAGGGAGTCAAGAGCTTTTAAAAACCCTTTTAGCGTCTTTAAGGAGTTTTCAAACCCACTCTTACAAAAAGCACAAACTCACCGGCATGCATATCTATAAAAGCACGATCATGCTCAATTTAGGGGATTTGTGGGAATTAGTCAATCATAGCGATTTTAAAGCGCTCAAATCGCCCAATTTCACGCCCAAAATCCACCCTCATTTCAATGAAAACGATCTCTTCAAATCCATAGAAAAACAAGATCTGTTGCTGTTTCATCCTTATGAAAGTTTTGAGCCTGTGATTGATCTCATAGAGCAAGCCGCTAGCGATCCGACCACCCTTTCTATCAAAATGACGCTTTATCGTGTGGGCAAGCATTCCCCCATTGTCAAAGCCTTGATTGAAGCGGCGAGCAAGATTCAAGTGAGCGTTTTAGTGGAATTAAAAGCGCGCTTTGATGAAGAAAGCAATCTGCACTGGGCAAAAGCTTTAGAAAGGGCGGGCGCGTTAGTCGTTTATGGTGTTTTCAAACTCAAAGTGCATGCTAAAATGCTATTGATCACTAAAAAAACAGACAACCAATTACGCCATTTCACCCATTTAAGCACGGGCAATTACAACCCTTTGAGCGCTAAAATCTATACTGATGTGAGTTTTTTTAGCGCTAAAAATGAAATCGCTAACGACATTATCAAGCTTTTCCATTCCTTGCTTACGAGCAGCGCCACTAGCAACACATTAGAAACGCTTTTTATGGCGCCCAAACAGATCAAGCCTAAAATCGTTGAACTCATTCAAAATGAAATGAATCACCAACAAGAAGGCTATATCATTTTAAAAGCCAACGCCCTAGTGGATAGCGAAATCATTGAATGGCTCTATCAAGCCTCTCAAAAAGGGGTTAAAATTGATCTCATTATTAGAGGGATTTGCTGTTTAAAACCCCAAGTCAAGGGCTTGAGCGAAAATATCAGGGTGTATTCTATCGTGGGGAAATATTTAGAACATGCGCGCATTTATTATTTTAAACATGAAAATATTTATTTTTCTAGCGCGGATTTAATGCCCAGAAATTTAGAAAGGCGCGTGGAATTGCTCATCCCAGCCACAAACCCAAAGATCGCTCATAAATTGTTGCACATTTTAGAAATCCAACTCAAAGACACCTTAAAACGCTACGAGTTAAATTCTAAAGGCCGTTACACTAAAGTTTCAAACCCTAACGATCCTTTAAATTCGCAGGATTATTTTGAAAAACAAGCCCTTAAAACCTTTTAA
- a CDS encoding restriction endonuclease subunit S, which translates to MSEWQTFCLKDLGKIVGGATPSTNNPKNYGNKIAWITPKDLSTLQGRYIKKGSRSISRLGFKSCSCVLLPKHAILFSSRAPIGYVAIAEKRLCTNQGFKSIIPNKKIYFEFLYYLLKYHKDNISNIGGGTTFKEVSGATLSLFEVKIPPTYYEQQKIARTLSVLDQKIENNHKINELLHKILELLYEQYFVRFDFLDENNKPYQTSGGKMKFSKELNRLIPNDFEVKTLGELITWISGSQPPKSCHIYEHKDGYIRFIQNRDYSSNDYITYIPISKNNKICYQYDIMMDKYGEAGSVRFGLQGAYNVALSKISVLNQSMQEYIRSYLNSKPIKKYLSNACMASTRSSLNENHIYSLMLPIPPINLLQKYEKIAKNIITAIIKNNQSTQTLTALRDFLLPLLLKQQVKPK; encoded by the coding sequence TTGAGTGAGTGGCAAACATTTTGTTTAAAAGATTTAGGGAAAATAGTCGGTGGTGCTACCCCATCTACCAATAACCCCAAAAACTATGGCAATAAAATTGCTTGGATCACCCCTAAAGATTTATCCACTTTACAAGGGCGTTACATTAAAAAAGGCAGCCGCAGCATTTCACGCTTAGGATTTAAATCATGCTCTTGTGTGTTGCTCCCAAAACATGCCATTTTATTTTCTTCAAGAGCTCCCATAGGTTATGTGGCTATTGCTGAAAAAAGGCTATGCACCAATCAAGGTTTTAAAAGCATTATCCCTAACAAAAAAATTTATTTTGAATTTTTATACTACTTACTCAAATACCATAAGGATAACATCTCTAACATAGGAGGAGGAACTACTTTTAAAGAAGTTTCAGGGGCTACTTTAAGTCTGTTTGAAGTTAAGATACCCCCTACTTATTACGAACAACAAAAAATCGCCCGCACGCTTTCTGTCTTAGATCAAAAAATAGAAAACAACCACAAAATCAATGAGCTTTTACACAAAATCCTAGAGCTTCTTTATGAGCAATACTTCGTCCGTTTTGATTTTTTAGATGAAAACAACAAACCCTATCAAACTAGCGGCGGGAAAATGAAATTCTCTAAAGAATTAAACCGCCTTATCCCCAACGATTTTGAAGTTAAAACGCTAGGGGAATTAATAACTTGGATTTCCGGAAGTCAGCCACCCAAAAGTTGTCATATATACGAGCATAAAGATGGTTACATTCGTTTCATACAAAACAGAGATTATAGCTCTAATGATTATATTACATATATTCCTATATCAAAAAATAACAAGATTTGTTATCAATATGATATTATGATGGACAAATACGGAGAAGCTGGATCCGTGCGTTTTGGACTTCAAGGGGCTTATAATGTTGCCTTAAGTAAAATTAGCGTATTAAATCAATCCATGCAGGAATATATACGCAGTTATCTAAATTCAAAACCTATAAAAAAATATCTTTCTAATGCTTGCATGGCGTCTACAAGATCATCACTAAATGAAAATCATATTTATTCTTTAATGCTCCCCATACCACCTATTAATCTATTACAAAAATACGAAAAAATCGCAAAAAATATCATAACAGCTATTATTAAAAACAATCAATCAACCCAAACCCTAACCGCGCTCAGAGATTTTCTACTCCCCCTACTCTTAAAACAGCAAGTCAAACCTAAATAA